The proteins below are encoded in one region of Nitrospirota bacterium:
- a CDS encoding tetratricopeptide repeat protein, with amino-acid sequence MDSRLSVLDHPSDRPREPGRRVALAVGLVLLVFAAHGGSLAGGFRYDDHHVIVENPAIRSWTASTPSEGAGFRPVTMMSFAINHAVFGDGPVSYLAVNLGLYACLTLMVFAVGSLLLGSVAWGAVAGAIFAVHPVNTESVNYISARFSLLAGLWTVISVWGFVKAVDSGRGRWLAVALGAFVLALLSKESALAVVIPLAAYAFVLPSGLLADARRGQVHRRLLAVVPFGIVAIIYLAARSSVVGQVPVEPHTAVHPVWTFVEIVWRSLSLWVWPWPLGTVHELTFVQRADIALGALLVAASVAWLALGLAWWRRAPLAVWLSIWIVSSFLMLAPLPWITTKALLMENRILMASAGLAWLTARGVQLAWRRWADRLGARSAGRTTVLVAGTALLVVAVLVDRSRSAVWSDERRLWAEVVERAPDNASAYVELGRAYRDHGELDKAEAVLRRAVTQLPDYPLGYWNLSAVYASQGRYDEARLMVIQGIAREPGFWKGHHLLGEIELKTGRLQDAATAFTRAVALNACDVEALTRLAAIAYQQGDATEARRRYQDAVACDPGNREALNSLAGLAIARRDWEEALAYADAALRAAPEFLEAEYHRAVALTGLGRGEAAREALERVLARMPEEPRYAAYRQAVADLLNASRP; translated from the coding sequence GTGGACAGCCGACTGAGCGTCCTGGACCATCCGTCCGATCGCCCGCGCGAACCGGGGCGACGTGTTGCATTGGCGGTGGGTCTGGTCCTGCTCGTCTTCGCCGCCCACGGCGGTTCGCTCGCCGGTGGATTTCGGTACGACGATCATCACGTCATCGTGGAGAACCCGGCGATTCGTTCGTGGACCGCCAGCACGCCGTCAGAGGGCGCCGGCTTCCGACCCGTCACCATGATGTCGTTTGCGATCAACCACGCGGTGTTCGGCGACGGACCGGTCTCGTACCTCGCCGTCAACCTCGGACTGTACGCGTGTTTGACGCTGATGGTGTTCGCCGTGGGAAGCCTGTTGCTGGGCAGCGTGGCTTGGGGGGCGGTTGCCGGAGCGATCTTTGCGGTCCATCCGGTCAACACGGAGTCGGTCAATTATATCTCCGCGCGGTTCTCGCTGTTGGCGGGCTTGTGGACCGTGATCTCTGTGTGGGGGTTCGTGAAGGCCGTAGACTCCGGGCGGGGGAGATGGCTCGCCGTGGCGCTCGGGGCATTCGTGCTCGCACTGCTGAGCAAGGAGTCGGCGTTGGCCGTCGTGATCCCGTTGGCGGCCTATGCGTTCGTCCTGCCAAGCGGATTGCTCGCTGACGCGCGTCGCGGACAGGTTCACCGTCGGCTGCTGGCGGTCGTCCCATTTGGAATCGTGGCGATCATCTACCTGGCGGCTCGGTCTTCCGTGGTTGGACAGGTGCCCGTGGAGCCGCACACGGCGGTCCATCCGGTCTGGACCTTTGTCGAAATCGTGTGGCGCTCGCTGAGCCTCTGGGTCTGGCCGTGGCCGCTCGGCACGGTGCACGAGCTGACGTTCGTCCAGCGCGCCGACATCGCCCTCGGCGCGCTGCTGGTCGCGGCTTCGGTGGCGTGGCTTGCGCTCGGCCTCGCGTGGTGGCGGCGCGCACCTCTGGCCGTGTGGCTGTCGATCTGGATCGTGTCGTCGTTCCTCATGCTGGCGCCGCTCCCGTGGATCACCACCAAGGCGTTGCTGATGGAGAACCGCATCCTCATGGCATCGGCCGGTCTGGCATGGCTCACGGCCCGCGGCGTTCAGCTCGCGTGGCGACGATGGGCGGATCGGTTGGGGGCTCGCTCCGCCGGGAGGACGACGGTCCTCGTCGCTGGGACCGCCCTGCTGGTCGTCGCGGTGCTGGTCGATCGGTCGCGGTCCGCGGTGTGGAGCGATGAGCGCCGGCTGTGGGCCGAGGTGGTGGAGCGAGCTCCGGACAACGCGTCGGCGTACGTGGAACTCGGTCGAGCCTATCGCGACCACGGGGAGCTGGACAAGGCGGAGGCGGTGTTGCGTCGCGCGGTGACGCAGCTTCCCGACTATCCGTTGGGATACTGGAATCTCAGCGCGGTCTACGCATCACAGGGGCGATACGACGAGGCCCGGCTGATGGTGATCCAGGGGATTGCCCGCGAGCCCGGGTTTTGGAAGGGTCACCACCTCTTGGGTGAAATCGAACTCAAGACGGGACGACTTCAGGATGCCGCCACCGCGTTTACGCGAGCGGTGGCACTCAATGCGTGCGACGTGGAGGCGCTGACCCGCCTGGCCGCGATCGCGTACCAGCAAGGCGACGCGACGGAAGCGAGGAGGCGATATCAGGACGCGGTGGCCTGCGATCCCGGCAACCGAGAGGCGCTGAACAGCCTCGCGGGGCTGGCGATCGCCCGCCGAGACTGGGAGGAAGCGCTCGCGTATGCGGACGCGGCGCTCCGCGCAGCCCCAGAGTTTCTCGAAGCGGAGTATCACCGTGCCGTGGCGTTGACCGGTCTCGGTCGCGGGGAGGCGGCGCGCGAAGCGCTTGAGCGCGTGTTGGCCCGTATGCCTGAAGAACCGCGGTACGCGGCGTATCGCCAGGCGGTCGCGGATCTGCTCAACGCGAGCAGGCCCTGA
- a CDS encoding gamma carbonic anhydrase family protein — protein sequence MIRPYRDKTPVIDPSVYVDPGAQIVGDVVIGAHSSVWCNAVVRGDVNVIRIGARTNIQDLAMLHVTRRTAPLHVGDEVTIGHAAILHGCTVKNRCLIGMGAIIMDGAVIGEESIVGAGALVTEGTVIPPRSLAVGAPAAVRRALRAEEIAFLAESAANYVSDAADYRADPSNNQR from the coding sequence GTGATCCGGCCCTACCGAGACAAAACGCCAGTGATCGACCCCTCGGTCTACGTTGACCCGGGAGCCCAGATCGTCGGGGACGTGGTGATCGGCGCGCACTCGAGCGTGTGGTGTAACGCCGTGGTGCGCGGCGACGTGAACGTGATCCGTATCGGCGCCCGGACCAACATCCAAGACCTCGCCATGCTCCACGTCACCCGGCGGACAGCGCCGTTGCACGTGGGAGACGAAGTCACGATCGGGCACGCGGCCATCCTTCACGGCTGCACGGTCAAGAATCGATGTCTGATCGGAATGGGCGCCATTATCATGGACGGGGCCGTCATTGGCGAGGAATCGATCGTGGGGGCCGGAGCGCTGGTGACCGAGGGAACCGTGATCCCCCCGCGAAGCCTGGCGGTTGGGGCCCCGGCCGCGGTGCGACGCGCGTTGCGTGCGGAGGAGATCGCGTTCTTGGCGGAAAGCGCCGCGAATTACGTCAGCGACGCGGCCGACTATCGAGCCGATCCGTCGAACAACCAGCGATAG
- a CDS encoding CBS domain-containing protein yields the protein MLPLAVLMNRDIKAIDRDASVRDAARLMREKGVGSLLVESHGEYIGIVSETDVVRRGVAEGLDVDHSPVHRVMSSPIITLDIKKGAVEANALMSERAIRHLVITEEGKMVGVLSVRDLLVYFKNQF from the coding sequence ATGCTCCCACTCGCCGTCCTCATGAACCGCGACATCAAGGCCATCGATCGCGACGCGTCGGTGCGCGACGCCGCCCGTCTGATGCGCGAGAAAGGCGTGGGGTCGCTGCTGGTCGAGTCGCACGGAGAGTACATCGGAATCGTCAGCGAGACCGACGTGGTCCGCCGAGGGGTCGCCGAAGGCCTCGATGTCGACCACTCGCCCGTTCACCGCGTCATGAGCAGCCCAATCATTACCTTGGACATCAAGAAGGGCGCGGTTGAAGCCAACGCCTTGATGAGCGAACGCGCCATCCGTCACCTCGTGATCACCGAAGAGGGCAAGATGGTGGGTGTCCTGTCAGTGCGCGACCTCCTGGTCTACTTCAAAAACCAGTTTTAG
- a CDS encoding YfhL family 4Fe-4S dicluster ferredoxin, whose protein sequence is MSVRITEECISCGACLPECPNEAIFDSRAAAEAAGWHVSEGDGMADGLYVITYDRCTECVGHYDAPQCAAVCPVPDCCVSDPQHPETKDVLLEKARRLNPDKEIDPNKVWSGVRG, encoded by the coding sequence ATGTCGGTCAGGATCACTGAGGAATGTATTTCATGCGGGGCCTGCCTGCCGGAGTGCCCGAATGAAGCGATTTTTGACAGCCGGGCGGCGGCTGAGGCCGCCGGGTGGCACGTTTCCGAGGGAGACGGAATGGCCGACGGCCTGTACGTGATCACCTATGATCGGTGCACCGAATGTGTGGGCCACTATGACGCGCCGCAGTGCGCGGCCGTGTGCCCGGTGCCGGATTGCTGCGTGTCGGATCCCCAGCATCCCGAGACCAAAGACGTGTTGCTCGAGAAAGCGCGACGACTCAATCCCGACAAGGAGATCGACCCGAACAAGGTCTGGTCCGGCGTGCGCGGTTAA
- the sat gene encoding sulfate adenylyltransferase — protein MSTLSIPHGGVLINRMVPPDQRAELERRAGELPKVTLNARERSDLDLIAVGAYSPIEGFMGRKDYESVRDSMHLANGLPWSLPIILAVDQDQASSLRDGRDLSLVDESGAVAAILHLEERYQRDKAHAARAIYRTEDRKHPGVDYLFRRGEVLLGGKVDVLRRQVHPDFHEYRLDPAHARKAFAERGWKTVVGFQTRNPIHRAHEYIQKCALEIVDGLFIHPLVGETKSDDIPADVRMRCYQALLANYYPKNRTLLGLLPAAMRYAGPREAIFHAIVRKNWGCTHFIVGRDHAGVGNFYGSFDAHHIFAEFKDGELGITPLFFDNTFYCKTCGSMASAKTCPHDAANHVALSGTKVREMLSTGVMPPPEFSRAEVAQILIDAMRKPA, from the coding sequence ATGTCCACGCTGTCCATCCCCCACGGTGGGGTCCTCATCAACCGAATGGTCCCCCCCGACCAGCGAGCCGAGCTCGAACGTCGCGCCGGCGAGTTGCCCAAGGTGACGCTCAACGCGCGCGAGCGATCGGACCTCGATCTCATCGCGGTCGGGGCGTACAGCCCGATCGAGGGCTTTATGGGGCGGAAGGACTATGAGAGCGTGCGCGACAGCATGCATCTGGCCAACGGCTTGCCGTGGAGTCTCCCCATCATCCTGGCGGTTGATCAGGACCAGGCGAGTTCGCTCCGAGACGGCCGCGACCTCTCGCTGGTGGACGAGTCGGGAGCGGTGGCCGCGATTCTGCACCTCGAAGAGCGGTATCAGCGCGACAAGGCCCACGCGGCGCGCGCGATTTACCGCACCGAGGACCGCAAACACCCCGGGGTGGACTACTTGTTCCGACGCGGCGAGGTGCTGCTGGGCGGGAAGGTCGATGTGTTGCGGCGGCAGGTTCACCCGGATTTTCACGAGTATCGTCTCGACCCCGCCCACGCCAGAAAGGCCTTCGCCGAACGAGGCTGGAAGACCGTGGTGGGCTTTCAGACCCGCAACCCTATTCACCGCGCGCACGAGTACATCCAGAAGTGCGCGCTCGAAATCGTGGACGGGCTCTTTATCCATCCCTTGGTCGGCGAAACCAAGTCGGACGACATTCCGGCAGACGTACGAATGCGCTGTTACCAGGCCTTACTGGCTAACTATTACCCCAAGAACCGGACCCTGCTCGGCCTGCTCCCGGCCGCGATGCGATACGCGGGACCGCGGGAAGCCATCTTTCACGCCATCGTGCGGAAAAATTGGGGGTGTACGCACTTTATCGTCGGGCGCGATCACGCCGGCGTCGGCAACTTCTACGGCTCGTTCGACGCGCACCATATCTTTGCCGAGTTCAAGGACGGTGAGTTGGGCATCACCCCGTTATTTTTCGACAACACGTTCTACTGCAAGACGTGCGGCAGCATGGCGTCCGCGAAAACGTGTCCCCACGACGCGGCCAATCACGTCGCCCTGTCCGGTACCAAGGTCCGAGAGATGTTGAGCACCGGCGTCATGCCGCCCCCGGAGTTTTCCCGGGCCGAGGTCGCGCAAATTCTGATCGACGCCATGCGAAAGCCCGCCTGA
- a CDS encoding serine hydrolase domain-containing protein, whose protein sequence is MSAVPHPLHAAMTDAVSNAVFPGGVLLVDVAREIVFFDAYGSAAADPVAEPMTPDTVFDLASLTKPLVTAALTLSLVAERRLSLDDRVATHLPGWAEGAKARVTLRHLLTHTAGLPAWRPLYQDLEPALVATPEGKRHIVTTVVQEPLLSEPGAESRYSDLGFILLGAVAEQSGSHPLDELAHQRLLTPLGLSSVGYLPVQDPKQREWSTGRRVAATERCPWRGRVLRGEVHDENAYAMGGVAGHAGLFGDALGVRGLVRAWREATLGRSALWPADLTTQFLTRQSDLGQGGWTLGWTVPTPPSTSGRFFSQRAYGHLGFTGTSVWVDPDRDLTVILLTNRVHPTRDNQSIAAFRPAIHDAVYRWLFDGSAR, encoded by the coding sequence ATGTCCGCCGTGCCTCATCCCCTTCATGCCGCCATGACGGATGCCGTCTCCAACGCCGTGTTTCCCGGCGGCGTGCTCCTGGTGGACGTGGCGAGAGAGATCGTGTTTTTCGACGCCTACGGTTCCGCCGCCGCGGACCCGGTGGCGGAACCGATGACCCCTGACACGGTGTTTGACCTCGCGTCCCTCACCAAACCGCTGGTCACCGCCGCCCTCACCTTGTCGCTGGTCGCGGAACGCCGGCTCTCGCTCGACGACAGGGTGGCCACCCACCTCCCCGGCTGGGCGGAGGGCGCCAAGGCTCGCGTCACGTTGCGGCACCTGTTGACCCATACCGCCGGATTGCCCGCCTGGCGCCCTCTGTATCAGGACCTGGAACCTGCGCTCGTGGCCACCCCGGAGGGCAAGCGTCACATCGTGACGACCGTTGTACAGGAGCCTCTCCTGAGCGAACCGGGCGCCGAAAGTCGTTATAGCGATCTGGGATTCATCTTGCTGGGCGCCGTCGCGGAGCAGAGCGGGAGCCACCCATTGGATGAGTTGGCCCACCAGCGCCTGTTGACGCCGCTCGGCCTGTCGTCAGTGGGATACCTTCCGGTCCAAGACCCGAAGCAGCGTGAATGGTCGACCGGGCGCCGCGTGGCCGCCACCGAACGCTGCCCGTGGCGAGGTCGGGTGTTGCGGGGCGAGGTCCACGATGAAAACGCCTATGCCATGGGCGGCGTGGCAGGCCACGCCGGACTGTTCGGCGATGCGCTGGGGGTGCGGGGCTTGGTTCGAGCGTGGCGGGAGGCGACGCTCGGTCGCTCCGCGTTATGGCCGGCCGATCTGACGACCCAATTCTTGACCCGCCAGTCCGATCTGGGACAAGGCGGCTGGACGCTCGGGTGGACCGTGCCGACGCCGCCGTCAACGTCGGGCCGGTTCTTTTCCCAGCGCGCCTACGGTCACCTCGGGTTTACCGGCACCTCGGTCTGGGTCGATCCCGACCGCGACCTGACGGTGATCCTGCTCACCAATCGCGTCCACCCGACCCGCGACAACCAGAGCATCGCCGCGTTCCGCCCCGCGATCCACGACGCAGTCTATCGCTGGTTGTTCGACGGATCGGCTCGATAG
- a CDS encoding HNH endonuclease: protein MDQALLLNSTYEPLRIIHWQKAITLLWQEKVEVLEVYDRRIRGVSTTFPLPAVLRLLKLVRIEPTRRGVKFSRANIFIRDHYQCQYCGKRFRTEDLTFDHVVPIARGGRKSWENIVTACWRCNNHKSGRTPGEARMKLIKAPVRPAWNPALAMTIGLSHTPSVWKDYLYWNVELDHDE, encoded by the coding sequence ATGGATCAAGCCCTGCTGCTGAACTCCACGTACGAACCCCTTCGGATCATCCACTGGCAGAAGGCTATCACGCTGTTGTGGCAGGAAAAGGTGGAGGTCCTCGAAGTCTACGATCGGCGCATTCGCGGGGTGTCCACCACGTTTCCGTTGCCTGCGGTGCTCCGCCTGCTCAAACTGGTCCGGATCGAACCCACTCGCCGCGGCGTCAAGTTCTCGCGCGCGAATATTTTCATCCGCGACCACTACCAGTGCCAGTATTGCGGCAAACGCTTTCGGACCGAGGATCTCACGTTCGACCACGTCGTACCCATTGCGCGGGGCGGACGAAAGAGCTGGGAGAACATCGTCACCGCGTGCTGGCGCTGCAACAACCACAAGAGCGGCCGCACGCCGGGCGAGGCTCGGATGAAGCTGATCAAGGCGCCGGTCAGACCCGCCTGGAATCCGGCGCTGGCCATGACCATCGGCCTGTCTCATACTCCATCGGTCTGGAAAGACTACCTGTATTGGAACGTCGAGTTGGACCACGATGAGTGA
- a CDS encoding ABC transporter ATP-binding protein produces the protein MVEASLLVMGVATLNLALLWLFRYFVDHVLVRHDTTALWRIIWAALALFALHSAMSVRQYVVIARVGQRIVTALRLRVVEHLTTLSLDFFVKRRTGELMSRVTNDVGTVQQVATTLPVDLAKQAVTFAGAMALLLYMNWRLCLAVLAVVPLVVLVARIFGRRLKTLSTESQDRTAESATILEEMISGIKLVKSFVMERCERERLAAQLARADAVALRRATLLGVFVPVITSLTLIGALGVLWYGGVQVIRGAMTPGDLVAFLLFGGILMGPFSAVARLFTQIKEAQGAMQRVNEILNERPTVQDAARPAPLGVVTGRVEVRDVVFAYDNGRPVLQGVSLTAEPDQIVALVGPSGGGKTTLVHLIHRFYDPSSGAIFVDGRDIRSIRLADLYALIAFVPQETILFGGTVEENIRFGRPAATREELAAAAGAAHAHAFIQALPNGYETVVGEKGVRLSGGQRQRIAIARAILKDPRILLLDEATSALDNESEVLVQDALDRLMKGRTTIVVAHRLSTIQRADQILVLDQGRIVERGTHVELLATRGLYHRLSLAPSAGTGL, from the coding sequence ATGGTCGAGGCCTCGCTGCTCGTGATGGGGGTCGCCACGCTCAACCTGGCGCTCCTGTGGCTGTTCCGGTACTTCGTCGACCATGTGTTGGTCCGCCACGACACCACCGCCCTGTGGCGCATCATCTGGGCCGCGCTCGCCCTCTTCGCGCTGCACAGCGCGATGTCCGTCCGTCAATATGTGGTTATCGCCCGCGTCGGCCAGCGCATCGTCACCGCGTTGCGGCTGCGTGTGGTCGAGCATCTGACGACACTCTCGCTGGATTTTTTCGTCAAGCGGCGGACCGGAGAGCTCATGTCCCGCGTGACCAACGACGTCGGGACCGTCCAGCAGGTGGCCACGACCCTTCCCGTGGACCTGGCCAAACAGGCGGTCACCTTCGCGGGCGCGATGGCTTTGTTGCTGTATATGAACTGGCGCCTCTGTCTGGCCGTGTTGGCGGTGGTGCCGTTGGTCGTATTGGTGGCGCGAATCTTCGGACGTCGGCTGAAGACGCTCTCGACCGAGAGCCAGGACCGCACCGCTGAATCCGCCACCATCTTGGAGGAAATGATTTCCGGTATCAAACTGGTGAAGTCGTTCGTGATGGAGCGCTGTGAGCGTGAGCGGTTGGCGGCGCAACTGGCTCGGGCGGACGCCGTGGCGTTGCGGCGTGCGACGCTGCTCGGGGTGTTCGTGCCCGTGATCACGTCGCTCACCCTAATCGGGGCGTTGGGCGTGTTGTGGTACGGCGGGGTGCAGGTGATCCGGGGGGCCATGACCCCCGGGGACCTCGTGGCGTTCCTGTTGTTCGGCGGAATTCTGATGGGACCGTTTTCGGCCGTCGCGCGGCTGTTCACCCAGATCAAAGAGGCGCAGGGCGCCATGCAGCGCGTGAACGAAATCCTGAACGAACGGCCGACGGTGCAAGACGCGGCGCGGCCGGCCCCATTGGGAGTGGTGACGGGACGGGTCGAGGTCCGCGACGTGGTGTTTGCCTATGACAACGGCCGCCCGGTTCTCCAGGGCGTCAGTCTGACCGCTGAGCCGGACCAAATCGTGGCGTTGGTCGGGCCGAGCGGCGGCGGCAAAACCACGCTGGTGCATCTTATCCATCGGTTCTACGACCCCTCGTCGGGCGCAATTTTCGTCGACGGTCGCGACATCCGTTCGATCCGCCTCGCGGACCTCTATGCGCTGATCGCGTTCGTCCCGCAGGAGACCATACTCTTCGGGGGCACGGTGGAGGAGAACATCCGGTTCGGGCGGCCCGCCGCGACGCGCGAAGAGCTCGCCGCGGCGGCGGGAGCCGCCCACGCTCACGCCTTCATCCAAGCGTTGCCGAACGGCTACGAGACCGTGGTGGGTGAAAAAGGCGTCCGCCTGTCCGGCGGACAACGGCAGCGCATTGCCATCGCGCGGGCGATCCTCAAAGATCCGCGCATTCTGTTGCTGGACGAGGCGACCTCGGCGCTCGACAACGAGTCCGAAGTGCTCGTGCAGGACGCACTCGATCGACTCATGAAAGGTCGGACCACCATCGTGGTCGCCCACCGACTGTCCACGATCCAGCGCGCGGATCAGATCCTCGTGTTGGATCAAGGGCGGATCGTGGAGCGGGGGACTCACGTCGAATTGCTGGCCACCCGCGGCCTCTACCACCGCCTGTCTCTGGCGCCTTCGGCTGGGACGGGTCTGTGA
- a CDS encoding transglutaminase-like domain-containing protein: MFRLSKSPSLPSQTLQTAQASAEKIHPLTDGAIAALVTLLERESKRENVAIIRCRLEELGALALPWLDAAAAERDTRDGAAAALATHIRRQALDAEWSRWAGALDADLEGGALLIDRFGDPLRDPSEVSHRLDQLADRLGRQLTGASDVEEKLTRLRAFLFSQVGFRGNTASYDDPRNSYLSDVLARRRGIPVSLSVVVMLLARRLNLPIVGVGMPGHFLVRYGTQPSGPYLDAFGGGRVLTREDCAAWLRASGLTFDPRMLRPVGPRYIVARMLRNLVAVFTKRGASTEAQLLTGYLKRVVGVSESGAAGVAGVKLPDADGPA, translated from the coding sequence GTGTTTCGCCTGAGCAAATCGCCGTCTTTACCGTCGCAAACCCTTCAAACCGCGCAGGCGAGCGCCGAGAAAATCCACCCATTGACCGACGGCGCGATCGCCGCCCTGGTGACGTTGTTGGAACGCGAATCCAAACGGGAGAACGTGGCCATCATCCGCTGTCGTCTGGAAGAACTGGGAGCCCTGGCGTTGCCGTGGCTGGACGCTGCGGCTGCGGAACGAGACACTCGGGACGGAGCCGCCGCAGCGTTGGCCACCCATATCCGTCGCCAAGCCCTCGACGCGGAGTGGAGCCGCTGGGCGGGCGCCCTCGACGCGGATCTCGAGGGCGGCGCGTTGTTGATCGATCGGTTCGGCGACCCCTTGCGCGATCCGTCGGAGGTCTCGCACCGCTTGGACCAGTTGGCCGACCGGCTGGGCCGCCAGCTGACCGGGGCGTCGGATGTCGAAGAGAAACTCACGCGGCTCAGGGCCTTCCTCTTTTCGCAGGTGGGATTTCGCGGCAACACTGCGTCGTATGACGACCCCCGGAACAGCTACCTGTCGGATGTCCTGGCTCGTCGACGGGGTATTCCGGTCTCGTTGTCGGTCGTGGTGATGCTGCTGGCGCGGCGGCTCAACCTGCCCATCGTGGGGGTTGGCATGCCCGGCCACTTCCTCGTCCGATACGGAACCCAGCCGTCCGGGCCCTACCTGGACGCGTTCGGAGGCGGGCGGGTGTTGACGCGTGAAGACTGCGCGGCGTGGTTGCGTGCGTCGGGGTTGACCTTCGATCCCCGCATGCTGCGCCCGGTGGGCCCCCGCTACATCGTCGCGCGCATGCTTCGCAACCTGGTGGCGGTCTTCACCAAACGAGGAGCCTCGACCGAAGCACAACTGTTGACCGGATATCTCAAGCGCGTCGTCGGCGTGTCCGAATCCGGCGCCGCGGGCGTGGCTGGGGTCAAACTTCCGGACGCTGACGGTCCGGCGTAA